In Nicotiana tabacum cultivar K326 chromosome 19, ASM71507v2, whole genome shotgun sequence, one DNA window encodes the following:
- the LOC107802050 gene encoding putative GTP diphosphokinase RSH1, chloroplastic (The RefSeq protein has 7 substitutions, 1 non-frameshifting indel compared to this genomic sequence): MASATSMSVSIECVNICKSWKGDVSGRFDCSVLSCAWKAPRALTGFLASTTHPSQCSSTPYRYGRRNRLHRCRCYTSDMDERYSDEALQAVPGSRLLLTTSSKWKLCCSLSFSSESCEEISPESLWEGLIPSISYLSYKELELVRKALNLAFEAHDGQKRRSGEPFIIHPVAVAQILGQLELDWESIAAGLLHDTVEDTNVVTFERIEKEFGPTVRRIVEGETKVSKLGKIKCKDESHVQDVKADDLRQMFLSMTEEVRVIIVKLADRLHNMRTLSHMPPHKQSGIATETLQVFAPLAKLLGIYQIKSELENLAFMYTNAQDYARVQRRIAELYKEHEKELKEAKRILMKKIEEDQFLDLVTVKTEIHSICKEPYSIYKAVLKSKNSINEVNQIAQLRIIIKPKPCVGVRPLCSAQQICYHVLGLVHGIWTPIPRAMKDYVATPKPNGYQSLHTTVIPFLYESMFRLEVQIRTEEMDLIAERGIAAHYSGKGFVNGLVGHVITNGRSSRGKIVCLNNANIALRIGWLNAIREWQEEFVGNMSSREFVDTITRDLLGSRVFVFTPGGEIKHLPKGATVIDYAYMIHTEIGNKMVAAKVNGNLVSPLHVLANAEVVEIITYNGLSSKSAFERHKEWLQHAKTRSARHKIMKFLREQAALSATEITVDSVKEFVAESEGDSGLEELADYSKETKHSWEKILKNVMETSSASMSTEDIFQLRSSSIQIPKVNGKHNKCMQHMSLKATGETLSQGNGVGKVILANIPRYREVLPGLDGWLASKVATWHNLEGHSVQWLCVVNIDRKGMMADVTSALAAVGISICSCSVETDRGKGMAVELFHIEASLESLVDACARIDMILGVLGWSTGCSWSENKQFLEC, translated from the exons ATGGCTTCTGCTACTTCAATGTCAG TTTCTATTGAATGTGTGAATATATGTAAGTCTTGGAAAGGAGATGTGAGTGGGAGATTCGACTGTAGTGTGCTATCTTGTGCCTGGAAGGCGCCAAGGGCCTTGACTGGGTTCCTTGCCAGCACAACTCATCCTTCTCGGTGTTCCTCTACTCTTTATGGACGATATGGAAGAAGAAATCGTCTCCACCGATGT AGATGTTATACTTCTGATGTGGACGAACGCTACTCTGATGAAGCTCTGCAAGGAGTCCCTGGCTCAAGGCTTCTACTATCTACTTCTAGCAAATGGAAATTATGTTGCTCTTTATCATTTTCTTCAGAGTCTTGTGAAGAGATATCTCCTGAAAGTTTGTGGGAG GATCTTATACCTTCTATTTCATATCTTTCTTACAAAGAATTGGAATTGGTTCGCAAGGCTTTGAAT CTTGCTTTTGAGGCACATGATGGTCAAAAGCGTCGTAGTGGAGAGCCCTTTATTATTCACCCAGTTGCAGTTGCACAGATCCTTGGACAGCTT gaattGGATTGGGAGTCAATTGCTGCTGGGTTATTACATGATACTGTGGAAGATACAAATGTAGTTACTTTTGAAAGAATAGAGAAGGAATTTGGTCCGACAGTTCGGCGTATTGTTGAAGGGGAGACTAAG GTATCCAAGCTCGGAAAGATCAAGTGCAAGGATGAAAGCCATGTGCAGGATGTCAAAGCTGATGACCTTAGACAGATGTTTCTTTCCATGACGGAGGAG GTCCGtgttataattgtaaaattggctGATAGATTACATAATATGCGCACTCTTTCACATATGCCTCCACACAAGCAG TCTGGCATCGCAACAGAGACGCTGCAGGTTTTTGCTCCTTTGGCAAAACTTCTTGGAATATACCAAATCAAG TCAGAACTTGAAAACTTAGCATTTATGTATACAAATGCTCAAGACTATGCCCGGGTGCAGCGAAGAATTGCAGAACTTTATAAAGAACATGAAAAAGAACTCAAAGAG GCAAAAAGAATATTGATGAAGAAAATAGAGGAAGACCAATTCTTAGACCTCGTGACGGTGAAGACTGAAATTCATTCAATATGCAAGGAACCTTACAG CATCTACAAAGCAGTACTGAAATCTAAGAACTCGATAAATGAAGTGAACCAAATTGCGCAG CTTCGAATTATTATAAAACCAAAGCCTTGTGTTGGAGTTAGGCCCCTTTGCAGTGCACAGCAG ATATGCTATCATGTGCTTGGACTTGTACATGGAATTTGGACGCCTATCCCGCGGGCT ATGAAAGACTACGTCGCCACTCCAAAGCCTAATGGCTATCAAAGTCTTCATACAACAGTGATCCCATTTCTTTATGAGAGCATGTTCCGTTTGGAAGTTCAG ATAAGAACTGAAGAGATGGACCTGATAGCTGAGAGAGGCATTGCTGCGCATTACAGTGGGAAAGGTTTTGTAAATGGTTTAGTTGGACATGTTATAACCAATGGTAGAAGTTCACGAGGGAAAATAGTCTGCCTGAACAATGCCAATATTGCTCTCAGG ATTGGCTGGTTGAATGCGATTAGGGAGTGGCAAGAAGAGTTCGTTGGAAACATGAGTTCTAGGGAATTTGTGGACACTATTACCAGAGATCTGTTGGGTAGTCGTGTCTTTGTGTTTACACCCGGAGGAGAG ATAAAACATCTCCCAAAGGGGGCTACCGTCATTGATTACGCGTATATGATACACACTGAAATTGGCAATAAAATGGTTGCCGCAAAG GTGAATGGTAATCTTGTCTCTCCATTGCATGTACTTGCAAACGCAGAAGTCGTAGAGATTATCACCTACAAT GGTCTCTCCAGCAAGTCTGCTTTTGAGAGACATAAAGAGTGGCTTCAACATGCAAAAACTCGTAGTGCCCGGCACAAGATTATGAAA TTCTTGAGAGAGCAAGCTGCATTATCAGCAACTGAAATAACAGTGGATTCAGTAAAGGAATTTGTGGCCGAGTCTGAAGGTGACAGTGGATTGGAAGAATTAGCAGATTATTCTAAGGAAACCAAACATTCGTGGGAGAAAATCCTCAAGAATGTTATGGAAACATCATCTGCAAGTATGAGTACTGAAGATATTTTCCAACTCCGAAGTAGTAGTATTCAGATTCCCAAGGTAAATGGGAAACATAACAAATGCATGCAGCATATGAGTTTGAAGGCCACAGGGGAGACATTGTCACAAGGAAATGGTGTTGGCAAAGTGATTCTTGCTAACATACCAAGGTACAGGGAAGTTCTGCCAGGATTGGACGGCTGGCTGGCTAGCAAAGTTGCAACTTGGCATAACCTGGAAGGGCACTCTGTCCAGTGGCTTTGTGTTGTCAATATAGATCGAAAAG GCATGATGGCGGATGTTACTTCAGCATTGGCAGCCGTAGGCATCAGCATATGTTCTTGTTCG GTTGAGACGGATAGAGGGAAGGGGATGGCTGTCGAGCTATTTCATATTGAAGCGAGCCTCGAGAGTTTG GTTGATGCATGTGCAAGGATCGATATGATCCTAGGTGTTTTAGGATGGTCCACGGGCTGCAGCTGGTCAGAGAACAAACAGTTTCTAGAATGCTAG
- the LOC107802050 gene encoding putative GTP diphosphokinase RSH1, chloroplastic isoform X1, producing MASATSMSVSIECVNICKSWKGDVSGRFDCSVLSCAWKAPRALTGFLASTTHPSRCSSTLYGRYGRRNRLHRCRCYTSDVDERYSDEALQGVPGSRLLLSTSSKWKLCCSLSFSSESCEEISPESLWEDLIPSISYLSYKELELVRKALNLAFEAHDGQKRRSGEPFIIHPVAVAQILGQLELDWESIAAGLLHDTVEDTNVVTFERIEKEFGPTVRRIVEGETKVSKLGKIKCKDESHVQDVKADDLRQMFLSMTEEVRVIIVKLADRLHNMRTLSHMPPHKQSGIATETLQVFAPLAKLLGIYQIKSELENLAFMYTNAQDYARVQRRIAELYKEHEKELKEAKRILMKKIEEDQFLDLVTVKTEIHSICKEPYSIYKAVLKSKNSINEVNQIAQLRIIIKPKPCVGVRPLCSAQQICYHVLGLVHGIWTPIPRAMKDYVATPKPNGYQSLHTTVIPFLYESMFRLEVQIRTEEMDLIAERGIAAHYSGKGFVNGLVGHVITNGRSSRGKIVCLNNANIALRIGWLNAIREWQEEFVGNMSSREFVDTITRDLLGSRVFVFTPGGEIKHLPKGATVIDYAYMIHTEIGNKMVAAKVNGNLVSPLHVLANAEVVEIITYNGLSSKSAFERHKEWLQHAKTRSARHKIMKFLREQAALSATEITVDSVKEFVAESEGDSGLEELADYSKETKHSWEKILKNVMETSSASMSTEDIFQLRSSSIQIPKVNGKHNKCMQHMSLKATGETLSQGNGVGKVILANIPRYREVLPGLDGWLASKVATWHNLEGHSVQWLCVVNIDRKGMMADVTSALAAVGISICSCSVETDRGKGMAVELFHIEASLESLLLQVDACARIDMILGVLGWSTGCSWSENKQFLEC from the exons ATGGCTTCTGCTACTTCAATGTCAG TTTCTATTGAATGTGTGAATATATGTAAGTCTTGGAAAGGAGATGTGAGTGGGAGATTCGACTGTAGTGTGCTATCTTGTGCCTGGAAGGCGCCAAGGGCCTTGACTGGGTTCCTTGCCAGCACAACTCATCCTTCTCGGTGTTCCTCTACTCTTTATGGACGATATGGAAGAAGAAATCGTCTCCACCGATGT AGATGTTATACTTCTGATGTGGACGAACGCTACTCTGATGAAGCTCTGCAAGGAGTCCCTGGCTCAAGGCTTCTACTATCTACTTCTAGCAAATGGAAATTATGTTGCTCTTTATCATTTTCTTCAGAGTCTTGTGAAGAGATATCTCCTGAAAGTTTGTGGGAG GATCTTATACCTTCTATTTCATATCTTTCTTACAAAGAATTGGAATTGGTTCGCAAGGCTTTGAAT CTTGCTTTTGAGGCACATGATGGTCAAAAGCGTCGTAGTGGAGAGCCCTTTATTATTCACCCAGTTGCAGTTGCACAGATCCTTGGACAGCTT gaattGGATTGGGAGTCAATTGCTGCTGGGTTATTACATGATACTGTGGAAGATACAAATGTAGTTACTTTTGAAAGAATAGAGAAGGAATTTGGTCCGACAGTTCGGCGTATTGTTGAAGGGGAGACTAAG GTATCCAAGCTCGGAAAGATCAAGTGCAAGGATGAAAGCCATGTGCAGGATGTCAAAGCTGATGACCTTAGACAGATGTTTCTTTCCATGACGGAGGAG GTCCGtgttataattgtaaaattggctGATAGATTACATAATATGCGCACTCTTTCACATATGCCTCCACACAAGCAG TCTGGCATCGCAACAGAGACGCTGCAGGTTTTTGCTCCTTTGGCAAAACTTCTTGGAATATACCAAATCAAG TCAGAACTTGAAAACTTAGCATTTATGTATACAAATGCTCAAGACTATGCCCGGGTGCAGCGAAGAATTGCAGAACTTTATAAAGAACATGAAAAAGAACTCAAAGAG GCAAAAAGAATATTGATGAAGAAAATAGAGGAAGACCAATTCTTAGACCTCGTGACGGTGAAGACTGAAATTCATTCAATATGCAAGGAACCTTACAG CATCTACAAAGCAGTACTGAAATCTAAGAACTCGATAAATGAAGTGAACCAAATTGCGCAG CTTCGAATTATTATAAAACCAAAGCCTTGTGTTGGAGTTAGGCCCCTTTGCAGTGCACAGCAG ATATGCTATCATGTGCTTGGACTTGTACATGGAATTTGGACGCCTATCCCGCGGGCT ATGAAAGACTACGTCGCCACTCCAAAGCCTAATGGCTATCAAAGTCTTCATACAACAGTGATCCCATTTCTTTATGAGAGCATGTTCCGTTTGGAAGTTCAG ATAAGAACTGAAGAGATGGACCTGATAGCTGAGAGAGGCATTGCTGCGCATTACAGTGGGAAAGGTTTTGTAAATGGTTTAGTTGGACATGTTATAACCAATGGTAGAAGTTCACGAGGGAAAATAGTCTGCCTGAACAATGCCAATATTGCTCTCAGG ATTGGCTGGTTGAATGCGATTAGGGAGTGGCAAGAAGAGTTCGTTGGAAACATGAGTTCTAGGGAATTTGTGGACACTATTACCAGAGATCTGTTGGGTAGTCGTGTCTTTGTGTTTACACCCGGAGGAGAG ATAAAACATCTCCCAAAGGGGGCTACCGTCATTGATTACGCGTATATGATACACACTGAAATTGGCAATAAAATGGTTGCCGCAAAG GTGAATGGTAATCTTGTCTCTCCATTGCATGTACTTGCAAACGCAGAAGTCGTAGAGATTATCACCTACAAT GGTCTCTCCAGCAAGTCTGCTTTTGAGAGACATAAAGAGTGGCTTCAACATGCAAAAACTCGTAGTGCCCGGCACAAGATTATGAAA TTCTTGAGAGAGCAAGCTGCATTATCAGCAACTGAAATAACAGTGGATTCAGTAAAGGAATTTGTGGCCGAGTCTGAAGGTGACAGTGGATTGGAAGAATTAGCAGATTATTCTAAGGAAACCAAACATTCGTGGGAGAAAATCCTCAAGAATGTTATGGAAACATCATCTGCAAGTATGAGTACTGAAGATATTTTCCAACTCCGAAGTAGTAGTATTCAGATTCCCAAGGTAAATGGGAAACATAACAAATGCATGCAGCATATGAGTTTGAAGGCCACAGGGGAGACATTGTCACAAGGAAATGGTGTTGGCAAAGTGATTCTTGCTAACATACCAAGGTACAGGGAAGTTCTGCCAGGATTGGACGGCTGGCTGGCTAGCAAAGTTGCAACTTGGCATAACCTGGAAGGGCACTCTGTCCAGTGGCTTTGTGTTGTCAATATAGATCGAAAAG GCATGATGGCGGATGTTACTTCAGCATTGGCAGCCGTAGGCATCAGCATATGTTCTTGTTCG GTTGAGACGGATAGAGGGAAGGGGATGGCTGTCGAGCTATTTCATATTGAAGCGAGCCTCGAGAGTTTG CTCCTGCAGGTTGATGCATGTGCAAGGATCGATATGATCCTAGGTGTTTTAGGATGGTCCACGGGCTGCAGCTGGTCAGAGAACAAACAGTTTCTAGAATGCTAG